DNA sequence from the Pomacea canaliculata isolate SZHN2017 linkage group LG7, ASM307304v1, whole genome shotgun sequence genome:
gagagaaagattattATAATAAAGATAAGGGTTAAATGTACACATTAAGCATATATTCACATACTTATCCCTAATTGTGTTCTCCATtcaagatagaaaaaaaattcatgcaagATCACGCTAGAATGAGAAAGCAAAAGatacaagggaaataaaaaaagagaagagagagataattataataaatatagtACAGAATGACTATATTCATATAGCTATGCCTACTCGTGTTTTCTATTTGAGATACtcatttttttatgcaagaTCACGCTAGTTTCTCGTGGACAAGCACTCTGGAAAATCATCCTCCATTTTGCACCCGGGCATGACACCAGGACTGGAGACAACACCCGATAATCAGCGGAACGTATGACATTCGTGTTAACTCTCACCTGGAGATGTATGACAGCAGTgacccccaaacacacacaccacggaTCCAGTTATTAACTTTAATCATCGTTGATGCGGTCGAGGGTCCTGTATATAAGCTCACAATGATACATCACTCGACAGCAACACCAGGGCCTCCTCACCTTTATGTTAACTGAactcttcactttttttttcgaaacaTATTTCAGACGGCTGATACTGAGGTAGCCGTGCATCATGGCCCCTCACCAGAAGAAGAGCAAGCCCAGCACCAACGACTACATCGCCGCCAGCACGGACATGGACAACGACTATGTCCCAGAGTGCGGCATCGGGGGATGCAAACCGCCGGCGGCGAGGATGCTGGCCAACATCGGTGTCTTCACAGGCTCCTACTGCCTCTGCTCGCTCGTCACCTCCACCTTGAACTCGTATGTCAATAGTCAGGTATGACTtatcacttttttgtgatttatagTCAAAATGGCCGGCCGGGGcttattgtttgttgtctgtttgttgtCAGAAAGTGTTAGATGGTCTATCTTGGTGGTGAGACAcacttaatatttttgtggggAGGACATGGAGCCattgtgaaaaacaaatcattgcAGAAAAAATGTAGTCTTAAAGGAGACTTAGATATGATCCAATGCATGAAAATGATCCAATGGTCTCGCGGCGATCGCAGGTCACGACCTTAGAACGTCACTTCGGCTTCACCAGCTCTGAGACAGGACTCATCATGGCGGCCAACGACATCGGCTTTCTCATCCTCGTCCTCTTCATCAGCTACGTGGCTGACAAGGTCAGACAACTCGCAAAACGAACGTAACTCTAGACTCAAATGATTTGTTATGTCAAGTAATATGCTCGTAAGATAAAATGTGACCTGCCTGCACAGCAGATATTTAATAGTGACCTTTGCAACCCATGCTGAAATTGAAATCCCGGCCACCAGTGTGTTCCTCACAGTCTGGAGTATATTTACGTGGGTAGATAGAGAGAGAGCCTCATCCATTCCACTTGTTGTCCCCAGATCCACATTCCACGAGCTTTAGGTCTCGCCACAATCTTCTTTGGCGTGTCTGGGATCATCTGTGCCCTGCCACACTTCTTGTTTGGTGCCCCTAGTCCCACTGTGGACATCAAGACGAGTAACATCACAGGAGTCGTGTCTTCACGATCGACAAAAGCCTTCGGTGGTCAGCTATGTGACAACGATAATTTGACATCCCTTGGGTGCGGCATGATTGCTGAAGGTATATATCCACTCTTACTTTAAAGGTAAATTGTAACTGACAGTTGTTACCTCAACCTtaagatatatttaaaataattgggATTAAAAATACCGTCCCGAAGATGTGTGACTATTGAAAGCTGTCGGGGACAAACAAGACTTCGCGAAAAATTAtggaaaacactttttattgtgTTATGTTCTTATGCAGATGCCACGAAGTCTTCGGCAATGCTCGGTGGAGAGAACAAAGCGCGAGCTCATGCCACCACAGCCTTGGTCATCATCGTCCTCGGCATGGTCCTGCAAGGAGTGGCAAAGTCTCCTCGCTACTCCTTCCTCACCACCTACGTGGACGCTAATGTCGACAGAACAAAGACAGGCTTCTACGTGGGTAAGTTACAGCCCTTGACCACTTGATGCTAAAATAACAATCCTGGAGTTTCTTTCTATGAATAAAAGATTGAATTACACAACTGGTTATTAAACCATCTCCTGACTGTGCATATAATTTCACTAATGACAGGTCTGGTATTTCGTGGGTTTTATTTCAGGAGTGATGACCACACTCGGCATCATGGGGCCAGCAATGGCGTATGCAATTGGTGGAATTTTTACTCGCATTTATGTGACACTAGAAGGTGCGTTGACTGTTAAGGAAATCGTCTAATTAGTTAAGGTATTATTTGTACCATGATATCATAAGTTGGACTGAGCTCCGACAGAAGACACCCCTCTTCTAAAGCCCTACTCTAAATTAAACTGCTTTGTTTATAATTTAGGACTACCCcgaatgttttaatttttaagctctttgtttactttaaggaagaatatttttaaactctgTGCTTGTGAATTAACCTTCAGCATTATGTTTTTTAGAGTCGACTTGTTTTTCTCGATCTTGTTCTGAAAGCAAATATGAATGATCTCTTGCCTTCCATTTCTAGACACAAATCTGTATCCCAGACACCCGAAGTGGATAGGAGCCTGGTGGCTAGGGTACATCACATTCGGGTGTGCAGCATGTGTGTTTGGTATTCCCCTCTTCTTCTTCCCGAGATCCTTAAAGAAGGGGAAAATTTCCTCTGAAAAGAAACCGATAAATGATATCGTCATACAGAAAAAGCCGTTCGACATCGTTTCCTATTTGAAAGGTTTGTTTACATTGTGACAGATTACATTAAATTTAGATGCTTCTGCTTTAGAAATAAGAATCTACAATGTGACAAGAGATTATCGATGaattcacaaaagaaaacttaacagcaaatacacaaaaaacaagcgaacaattaaagaagaatattaatcaattaattaattaacaagaGTGGCCATTCCTTCTCAGGATTCTTTGGGGCGTTGGGCCGCCTGGTGACGAACCCTATCTACATGCTGGTCCTAGCATCCTCCTGTGCTCTGCTCTTCTCTGTGGCCGGATCCCAATCTTTCACACCCAAGTACATTGAAAACCAGTTCTCCTTCCCAGCCTGGCGAGTCAACATGTCACTGGGTAGGTCACACGAAATAAATGTAGTCGTCTCCACGACAtctttgtgtgtacatgtgtctttctgtgaatgtatatatatatatcgatgtggttgtgtgtgtgtttctttattttcttcttacagTCTTACTTTTACTTTCATGTCCTTAGTTgtacgctttttttttcttttcccccctttcttctttttttcttgctttatctTAAATGTCATGCCTAAAACCAAGAAACTTCCATTAACTACATCTTTAATTATCCGTTTACTTGTCATTTCCTTTATCCTGTAATTTTTACCGAACACAGTGACAACAGaattattgtaaacatttaatttttttccagccGGGAATATGCTGGGGACAGCATGCGTTGGCACATTTGTTGGCGGCTACCTTACAAAGAGATTGAAGATGGGCCCTTTGCTCGGCCTGAAGTTCATTACGGCCATGCAGATCCTCTCTGTCTTCTTCTCCGGCTTGCTGATGATCTTCAAGTGTGACCAGCCCTACCTGTACAACAGTCCTGGGTTAGTGATATAACAAAACAGCGACGAGGCTGGGACTGGATTAATTATCATTAGACAATACTTTGAAAAAGCCTGTTCTTTGCTTATTCTATAAAGTCAAAGTACGGGGAAGGTGCAGGGTGCAAAAATGTACTTATCACATTGCAAATAAGTGATTCAGATTaagatgttttattgtgttttctgtttcacttGTAGTCCTCGTGCTGCAGTGGACGAGTCCACCATTGGCTGCAACAAGAATTGTGCGTGTGACGACAACGACTACTTTCCCATCTGCGGCGACGATGGCCGAACCTACTTCTCACCTTGTCACGCGGGTTGTCTGGTGGATACAAATAAGGTGTGGTCATGTGtgaatgtttaaatgtgtgtgtatgtggcaTGCATTTTAGAAAGTaccaaaaaaatgtaattgcaaagaaatcaaacaataagaaataaattcacaaaCTAAAGAACAAACGTTGTATTTAATGAATTAAACTaaagagtgaatgaatgaagtAATAAagaacagacaataaaaaacatatatatgCTTCAATATATcgaataaattgaaaaaaagtttttatggACGATAAATATTCTAAATATCGTCATTTCCGCCAAAGATGTATCAGAACTGCACGTGCATCGCTGGAGGGACCGCCACGGCGGGTATGTGTGACTACAGTTGCCCTATGTTCTACCCGTTTATGGTCGCTGTCGCTGCTGGATCTCTCTTTGGAACCTTGTCCATCATACCCAAGCTAATCATCTACATCAGGTGCGCAACTTCAGTAGCATCCACTTTCTTGTTGTAGGTTCCTCTTACTAGCATCATTGGAAAAGCTAATCGTCAAATTGTAAAAACTCTGCTTCGAAGATTGCTTCTATTGTAATATAGGACTAGACAATGTGATAGGTCAAACCACTGGTGTAAGTTCCTACTTCTACAGTTATTCCATCTATCTTTGTTGCAGGTCTGTTGAAGAACGAGATAAACCGCTTGCCTTAGGTCTAGCCTCGTTTTCGACATCAGTAACAggtgtgaatttttatttagagaGATCAAAACAATAGGAGATGGCCGGGCATTAACTACAGTATTATTCACTTCTACTTTCGTGAAGTGGTTTCAAgtaattttatttcgttttgAACCAACAGCATGGTATTGAATTCACTAACATAAATCAGCATCATGCTACCATGAAATAACACAATAAATTACAGTCTTGAGCCAAGGACAAGGCGCTATAAACTCTAgtcattcatttctttgttaaCACACTTTTAATTTCTCTTGTAGCATGGATGCTGGGGCCAATCCTCTTTGGAAAGATCGTGGACGGTATTTGCATTCAGTGGGAGAATTCGTGTTTCGGAAGAGGTGCCTGTCGTCTCTATGACAACGACATGTTTCGCCTGCGGATGCTTGGCTATCAGATAGGCTTCAGGTTCCTGGGGCTTCTTTTGTCCATCTCAGCCTTGGTATACGCGATTGttacaaagaaatttcaaaaacaagagGCCAAGACCCCAGCCATGGAAATGACAGTCTAGTTACTCGATGGCATTGTGAAGGAGGACGAGAAGTAACCACGTCAGGATCCCCGTCACACGCATTACGCccctttaagaaaaagaaaagacagtttgCCAGACGTTTATAAGAACAAAATAGTTCCGTACAGAATAGATATCTAACTTCTATTATCTTAAAGAGACGATGATATGACGAAAACGACACAGCCAACAATTCCCAAATTACCTGGAGAAGCAAAGTGTTTGCTACTCTATGAGTTTCGACACTAtttgtcaatacatttttttcaataaaacacGATGCAATATGACCTGCAAGGtgtgaaaaaaactttcttatctAGCACTTTCACCCTTCGCAGCTTTTCATTTCCATAGCAATGTACAAACTTGTGCTAAATCACTGCACACAGCAAAGCAATATGGCTTAACATAACTGAATCCGCCTATAAGCAAGGATTCATGACGAATATATATCGAAATTGAAAATTTATTAGtaaattttcaagaaatgcAATGATATGTTTACTAAAAGTCCGCAAGTAATATTAAACCAGTTATTCTTACATTGTTAATATACAATTTAACTTCACATAAAAAGGTTCattgtgttcttttttgtgCTTGTAAAACTTCTCTGATCGTGTGGATTATTTTAGAGAATTATCTGGGATTTACAGATGTGAGTTTGGAGTTCAGGTAACAAGCCTTGTGTTTGAGATTCTGACAGTGTTGACTAAACATGGTTTAAAATGGTTCAGTGAATTCATAGTAAACCTAAAAAGCCAAAGAAATACTAGGAAAGTGGCACGTGTCagcatcttctctttcttcattaGAAAGGTGACTTTCTCTCTATTTCACTAATTAAGAGAGACAAGATTCTGCAAGAGATGCGGATGCaaagtgtttgtatatgttaCTGAAGCATTGTATTAAGACAGTTTCTTACACATGTAaacgtttgaaaaaaataaactgaaaaaaatctgtttaaatgttttacttcatttaatattgtttgtgCGAAACGGTTTTCACGATTTTTACAcgtttttgcatttaaaataaaatgcaaaaaatatattttttaaatggaccACTTGAACATGTACAGTTTAGTTTTGATTGCATTGGCAACTGACAAATCACTATCATCTGATAGACAAACAGACATATTTTTGTTGGATGGGTGAGTGAGATTCCGAGATACAAACggtattgtttattgttgctaCCAGTGGCATCTAAAGCAACCGCAAGACGGAAGTAATTAAAAGGAACAGAAAAGCGAGTGAAGAAAATGCAGTCTGACAACAGTTTATCAGTATTGTTGCTGCATCATCTTCATTCATCACAAGATGACTCATGCAAAACAGCTTGTTGTGGAGTTCTCATTCATCTCCATCTGCGTCGGTGTCGGCCAAGAGTTGTCACAACAGATTTCACATCCTCCAGACAAAGTCAACAACCTACAATTTGACCCTTGAAGAATTTTCATTCAGTGGGGCTGGTGTggttgcaaagaaaatatttactgaagTTAACAGTACGTGCCCTCCTGCCCTTCACTGCTTTATGTTGTAGATAAGTCTTGTTGTTTACAATGGTGATGTAAAAGTGTAGATACATTTGCGTGCACGTGTTCTTGCAAAGAGAAACAGGGAGAGAAAAGTTAGAAAAGGTCCAGCTTTATGACTGGttgttattttttgctttgttatatTTCTAACAAAGACCTTTACAGAActacaaataaacacagagacCTTACAATGGCCGACAGATGGCAGGTTGGTTGGTGCATTTAAAAAGGATAATTGGGTAATTTTCAATAATATGATTCATTTTTAATAACTGGTTTAAAATGGAGATCAGCATGATGAATTAAACCTtggatgaaatattaaaaaataagcagCCAAGCTCCTTCTACTATAGTACAATACACCATACTATAAACACTATATTTATTGTACACATGCTTTTCTAATCCTCCGTAGCAACtggaagaaaaacacaaaatcagtCTTAGTTTTATGGTAGCTGAGCAAGTATTTTCCCTACAACTATCAATAGCGGACACGATTTTTTCGAGTTTGGTAATTCACTAGTcttttagatattttactttttccgaTAACCAACTATTCTACATTCAAGTACCCTGCCTTCACTTCTTTGtaagttatttatttgctttattccCCATCGTTTTCTTTGTCGTATCATTTTTAACTCTATTTTTGTCGCTGTTGTGCATTTTAAGACACCCACCATAAGAAAGGTTACACAGAAGAAAACTATTTTGCAATTCATAAAAGTTTGCTGAACGATGTTTGTGTTCGAGACCTGTATTCAAGGGATGTAACCCACATCAACATAACGCGTAAAACTTCACGCGGTTATTTCTCTTTGACCTTCCGTGCAAGTTGTATAGCTCGCCCATCTACAGACCTACAAGAGTTCTGAAGTACAGAAATGTGAAATTACTGCAATTGTCATTGATTGTTACTACTTAAGATTGGTTTGTGGTAATGAGCTGCAAGTAGTTCCTAGTAAATCTGGCAAGACTGTGTCAACTCACAAAATTTTAGTCAATCGTCGATTAATTAAGATACAGAGCTCAGTCTgcctaattattattttagattattttaGGCAAAAACTGTAAGATGCACGCAGTGTTAAATGGTTCAGCAATTCAGTAACTAGAGCGGTTTTGCAACACGAAACTATTTACTTACAGATGcgtattcatttatttattgattctTTATTTCTCACACCTGTATTCCAtcataataaaaagaaagaagatcaTTTACAGTATCACACTAAAAGATACGATAGTAAATGTTGCATTATTTTACAGCACTTCCTGTATCAAACATCTCTTAgtaacttaataaataagatctCAAAGCAGTTAGTTATGTCCTAATAAGCAACATGTATCTAACTCAGAATAGGTTTCCAGCAGAGAGCATTGATCATTGAAACTAAAGGCTTTGTCAAAATATTATATCAGTTTAAAACACTCCGACATGAAGGGGTTTATTTGTTCACAATCTCTTATAAAATATTGGCATAGAACGTGACTATCTGGTTAATTGACATATCCTTAAACTCTGGTAGGTACATTTTGCTACAAGCACTGTGcttattataaaaacattttaacaagcACAAGGAACTGTTGAACAAGGAAATCCTTATGATTATCTTGAAAACTATATACAGGAGAGATTAGTAAGTATCACGATTAGTCTTAGTAATGAAAAACGGTCTTAGCAATTTTTTCCCATACAAGCAGATCTACTTTGTACCAGTTTGTAACACACAACACTAATATCgtaattttctgtaatattaTTGGATTCATGTCGGTTCTGAATTATTTTACACATGACCccatgataatttttttgttacatcGTTGTTTGTTTCTCGTGGCATATCTTGAGCAGCTGCGTGGTCAAGCTCTAAGTCTTCTACCTTCCCAGCTTTTGGTTTGTCTTCGAATGTTTTACGAACAACAGCGAAAGCAAGGCTGATGAAGACGATGATACATCCAATGAAGCGAAAACAGAACTGCGAACCGATCAGCTTCCAGCGAAAGACGCTGTTGTCATAGAGACGGCAGTAGCCTCTCCCCTCGCAGGTGTTGTCCCACTGGATGCAGATGTCGTCCACCACCTTGCCGTACAGAACAGGACCTAGCATCcagcctgacacacacacaaacacacacacacacacacacacacacaacacacacacacacacacacacacacacacacacacctcacttTATCACTTAGTCTACAAGTATGAACTGTTCAGACATTCAACCATAAAGGCTTTCTTAGGATTGTtcaaatgctaaaaaaaaagatgtgtatactatgaaaaaataatcatcagGGTTaggaaaaagacattttaagatGTGCATGTGCAATAAGAATCACTTGTGTTCTCTCACCTGTAACAGAAGtcataaaggaaagaaagcccAGAGCCAGACCTTTATCTTTGTCCTCCACACACCTGTCGCAggtaaaatgcaaacatttattatttattcacatttgacaaaaatatcaTAATGCAATTGAACAATTTGCAGTTCCTTGCTTGTACACATGTTCAAAGAAGCAAGTTGTGGCTCATTGTAAGGTACCAAAACCGAATTATTGTAATTTCCACCTGCATTTCACGATGTGATGGGAAGCCGTGATTATTCcagcagttttttctttctatttctggctctctttctctctctctctctctctctctctctctctctctctctctctctctctctctctttctctctctctcacagaggtCGGCGAGGACTACCTACCGTATGGTGACGATTAGTGTGGGTACGATAGCAAATGTTCCGAACAAAGCTTGACACGCCAGGCCGATCATAAACGGGTAGAACATGGGGCAACTGTAGTCACACACCCCGGCAGTGGCTGTGCCCCCTCCTATACACGTGCAGTTCTGGTAGGTCTGAGGATAAAGTGAACGTGTACATCGAGAACAAAATACAGGAAgatactttatttctttatgttaactggaaaaaagtaTCCTATTTACCAAAAACATGCTACTAACCCTCGTCCTTTCTCGAGATACATACATTGCAGTGTACAGAAGAAGGTTTATACCAATTTCATGCCGTTTATATAGATATGTCTAACTAACCCAGGTTTCTAGACCTCCAAACAGTCTATGTTGACCTCTTCCTGCATATAATGGTCATGTATCTCAAGAAAAGAAGGTTGATATTTTCCTATATTTTAAGAATTAGAAACTTCTTTTACCtacacattaagaaaaaaattactactctttaaataaatttaagagaaaatgtttcagtCAAGAGAGGCAGTTCAGCTCTAGAGATACATGGCATGCACGCAAAGACATACATACATACGAACAGCAAATTATTCTTTACAAAACTATTTGTGACCAGGACTAGCTATGTACCCCTCCCAAGTGCTCGAGACATCCCGCGTGGCACGGCGAGAAGTAGGTCCGACCGTCCGCTCCGCAGACAGGAAAGTAGTCCATGTCATCGCACGTGCAGCCATCGAAGCAGCCAGCCTGCGATTCGTCGATTGTTGCAAGAGGTCTGTGAGAAATGATCGTTAGGGTTAAAAGATCTCAATatagatatttacaaaaaaagaaactttcttaaTAAATAAGTTAATAAAGAAGGAATATAACTAGAATAAACAGAAGTCGATTAAGTTGTAAAGCTCAAAGCAAGACAAGGACGAGAAACGAACCCAGGGCTGTTGTACAGAGAGGGCTGTTGGCAGGTGAATGCCATCTGAAGGCCGGTACCAGCGCACGATGCCATCTGGAAGACAGATGCGAACTTCAGGCTTGCTAGCGGCCCCATCTTGAAGCGCCTGGACAGGAAGCCGCCTATGAATGTCCCCACACACGCCGAGCTCAGCATCACGACGGCTGGaaacaaccaccacaacaacctTTAACCTTCTGTCGGTCTGTGGACTACTGTGTGGACCAGCTTGGGGTTAATTCTGTGGGTCAGACTGTGAGTTAGCTTTTGGTTCATTCGAAAGGTCAGGGTGTGCgccaaaaaattttttttaatggtgttctttcttttggccagtctgtgattttgtttgtcaaTCTTTGCACCAGTCAGTAGACAGTCTGTGGGTGTTTCTGTAGAAGAGTCAGTGAAACAGTTTGCTGGGCGTCTGTAGACGTGTTTTGTGGAAGCAGGTTGTTTGTGGTCCTTCTGTGAGCTCATGGAACAGGCCCATCATGTGTCTGTAAGTCAGTCTGCAAAACCTTTCTCGTCTGTTTCAGAAACCTCCAAATTCTTCGAGATACGTTACAGGATGTCTTCCAGCGAGCCTCACCCATGGACATGTTGGCCCTCCAGGCAGGATAGGAGAACTGGTTTTCGATGTACTTGGGTGCGAAACGCTGCGTACCGGCAACAGCGAAGGTGAAGAAGCAGGACGATATCACTTGAGTCATGTACACTGGGTTCTTCACCAGACGATGCATCGCCGCCAGGAAACCTGAAGACCAAACAATGGATTTGGGGAAGGGAGAAGTCGTCATATAAAGACTAGATAGAATTTAGCAGAAGAACAGATGGATTGACTTTCGAGTGGTACAACGAAGGTTAATTTTAGGTTTGGGGAAACAGGCaacatatttattatacatCATTTCCgtactatacatatatatataatcagacTATCATCGTGATTTGGTTGGGGCGACACTTTTCTGCTTCATGACAGTATCAGTACATAAGTGTACAAAAAATAACGAGATTGGTGAAGGTAAGAAGGATTGTGttgttaaacattttatgaattcATATTTATAAATTCGTGTGTGGATGCAAAGATGTACAATATGGATAACAGATTATTAAGTTATTGCTGAGTGTCTCGTTTATTTCTAATTTCCACTTTTTCTTGGTGAAATGATAGTAATGAAATCAGTGtcttataaaagaaagaaaaataaaatcaaatactaaaataatcgaacaaaaataaccaaaaaggcagtaaagtacaaattaatgtttttaaactgtctGGGTTCTTGGAGAAGACATTTCCACCTTTCATATATTTGACTGCAAACTCATAGAAATGGTTCgttgtgtctgtctttctcttctcctgAGGGTTGTCTCTCTTGAAAGAGCGAGGGAAGCAGAAAAGCGGGAGAGAAAAGAGGCAGGCTGCTCCTCCAAACGTGATGTACCCGAGCCACCATGCTCCTATCCATTTCGGGTGCCTCGGGCCAATGTTCGTTTCTATGATaccaacaccaaaaaaaaattaggattaaaaacaaaaataatcagaagaaaaatagaaaatgcaaaaattaagaacaagtataaaaataagatatatatatatatatataactaaaGGCAAAACCCAGAACAAATTCaagcaaaaataacaaaactaaaaataagaacaagaaaaataagaatattaacaagaataaaaataagcagaatTTTTAAACGAATTATGCTGCAACAAGACAGCAAGAAATTATGTATCCTCATCATGGACAAGGACTGAGTGTCCTCACCTTCTAGAGTAACGTACA
Encoded proteins:
- the LOC112569131 gene encoding solute carrier organic anion transporter family member 2A1-like isoform X3, with translation MSAVIANNGTSPPDVQTDSSSKMDSDDKGDAHQVHVQSPARSKLTNMATFSGIYAISGLMTSTLSSYVNGQVTTIERHFGFSSEQTGIIMAANDIGFLVIVLFVSHIATRVHIPRFMGFATVLFGISGILCALPQFLYGAPSPSDDIVMGNISKAASAGASQIFQGQMCDTFNTTKLSACLQPSTSTNTGVDTSSISNRARANAMSALVIIVLGMVLQGVAKAPRHPLITTFVDNNIDKTKTGFYMGIILTFGVMGPAAAFALGGVFTRMYVTLEETNIGPRHPKWIGAWWLGYITFGGAACLFSLPLFCFPRSFKRDNPQEKRKTDTTNHFYEFAVKYMKGFLAAMHRLVKNPVYMTQVISSCFFTFAVAGTQRFAPKYIENQFSYPAWRANMSMAVVMLSSACVGTFIGGFLSRRFKMGPLASLKFASVFQMASCAGTGLQMAFTCQQPSLYNSPGPLATIDESQAGCFDGCTCDDMDYFPVCGADGRTYFSPCHAGCLEHLGGTYQNCTCIGGGTATAGVCDYSCPMFYPFMIGLACQALFGTFAIVPTLIVTIRCVEDKDKGLALGFLSFMTSVTGWMLGPVLYGKVVDDICIQWDNTCEGRGYCRLYDNSVFRWKLIGSQFCFRFIGCIIVFISLAFAVVRKTFEDKPKAGKVEDLELDHAAAQDMPRETNNDVTKKLSWGHV
- the LOC112569131 gene encoding solute carrier organic anion transporter family member 2A1-like isoform X2, giving the protein MSAVIANNGTSPPDVQTDSSSKMDSDDKGDAHQVHVQSPARSKLTNMATFSGIYAISGLMTSTLSSYVNGQVTTIERHFGFSSEQTGIIMAANDIGFLVIVLFVSHIATRVHIPRFMGFATVLFGISGILCALPQFLFGAPSPSDDIVMGNVSKAASAGASQTFQGQMCDTFNTTKLSACLQPSTSTNTGVDTSSISNRARANAMSALVIIVLGMVLQGVAKAPRHPLITTFVDNNIDKTKTGFYMGIILTFGVMGPAAAFALGGVFTRMYVTLEETNIGPRHPKWIGAWWLGYITFGGAACLFSLPLFCFPRSFKRDNPQEKRKTDTTNHFYEFAVKYMKGFLAAMHRLVKNPVYMTQVISSCFFTFAVAGTQRFAPKYIENQFSYPAWRANMSMAVVMLSSACVGTFIGGFLSRRFKMGPLASLKFASVFQMASCAGTGLQMAFTCQQPSLYNSPGPLATIDESQAGCFDGCTCDDMDYFPVCGADGRTYFSPCHAGCLEHLGGTYQNCTCIGGGTATAGVCDYSCPMFYPFMIGLACQALFGTFAIVPTLIVTIRCVEDKDKGLALGFLSFMTSVTGWMLGPVLYGKVVDDICIQWDNTCEGRGYCRLYDNSVFRWKLIGSQFCFRFIGCIIVFISLAFAVVRKTFEDKPKAGKVEDLELDHAAAQDMPRETNNDVTKKLSWGHV
- the LOC112569131 gene encoding solute carrier organic anion transporter family member 2A1-like isoform X4, coding for MSAVIANNGTSPPDVQTDSSSKMDSDDKGRCSSSSCPATSQEQVDQHGDFSGIYAISGLMTSTLSAYVNGQVTTIERHFGFSSEQTGIIMAANDIGFLVIVLFVSHIATRVHIPRFMGFATVLFGISGILCALPQFLFGAPSPSDDIVMGNVSKAASAGASQTFQGQMCDTFNTTKLSACLQPSTSTNRVDTSSISNRARANAMSALVIIVLGMVLQGVAKAPRHPLITTFVDNNIDKTKTGFYMGIILTFGVMGPAAAFALGGVFTRMYVTLEETNIGPRHPKWIGAWWLGYITFGGAACLFSLPLFCFPRSFKRDNPQEKRKTDTTNHFYEFAVKYMKGFLAAMHRLVKNPVYMTQVISSCFFTFAVAGTQRFAPKYIENQFSYPAWRANMSMAVVMLSSACVGTFIGGFLSRRFKMGPLASLKFASVFQMASCAGTGLQMAFTCQQPSLYNSPGPLATIDESQAGCFDGCTCDDMDYFPVCGADGRTYFSPCHAGCLEHLGGTYQNCTCIGGGTATAGVCDYSCPMFYPFMIGLACQALFGTFAIVPTLIVTIRCVEDKDKGLALGFLSFMTSVTGWMLGPVLYGKVVDDICIQWDNTCEGRGYCRLYDNSVFRWKLIGSQFCFRFIGCIIVFISLAFAVVRKTFEDKPKAGKVEDLELDHAAAQDMPRETNNDVTKKLSWGHV
- the LOC112569131 gene encoding solute carrier organic anion transporter family member 2A1-like isoform X1, translating into MSAVIANNGTSPPDVQTDSSSKMDSDDKGRCSSSSCPATSQEQVDQHGDFSGIYAISGLMTSTLSAYVNGQVTTIERHFGFSSEQTGIIMAANDIGFLVIVLFVSHIATRVHIPRFMGFATVLFGISGILCALPQFLFGAPSPSDDIVMGNVSKAASAGASQTFQGQMCDTFNTTKLSACLQPSTSTNTGVDTSSISNRARANAMSALVIIVLGMVLQGVAKAPRHPLITTFVDNNIDKTKTGFYMGIILTFGVMGPAAAFALGGVFTRMYVTLEETNIGPRHPKWIGAWWLGYITFGGAACLFSLPLFCFPRSFKRDNPQEKRKTDTTNHFYEFAVKYMKGFLAAMHRLVKNPVYMTQVISSCFFTFAVAGTQRFAPKYIENQFSYPAWRANMSMAVVMLSSACVGTFIGGFLSRRFKMGPLASLKFASVFQMASCAGTGLQMAFTCQQPSLYNSPGPLATIDESQAGCFDGCTCDDMDYFPVCGADGRTYFSPCHAGCLEHLGGTYQNCTCIGGGTATAGVCDYSCPMFYPFMIGLACQALFGTFAIVPTLIVTIRCVEDKDKGLALGFLSFMTSVTGWMLGPVLYGKVVDDICIQWDNTCEGRGYCRLYDNSVFRWKLIGSQFCFRFIGCIIVFISLAFAVVRKTFEDKPKAGKVEDLELDHAAAQDMPRETNNDVTKKLSWGHV